The Gloeomargarita lithophora Alchichica-D10 genomic sequence TTGGTGGAACGGTATTGTCAACAGCATTCCCCCGCATGACCACCCTAGGGCGGCGGTTATTGCTGGGGGCACCGCCGGGGGCGCTTGGCGCAGATGCCTTGGCGTTGGTGCAACGGACTGGGGCGATGGGGTTGGTGTTATTTCGCAGTAACCTGACCCAACCGGCGCAACTCCCCCAGCAACTGACCTGGTTGCGGGAGCGGCTGGGGCGGCCTTTGGTGATGGCCATTGACCACGAGGGGGGGCAGGTGATCCGGCATCTGGAGCGCAGTACAATCTGGCCGGGGAATTATGCCCTGGGGCGGGTGGCCGAGCGGGATCAGGCACAGGCGGAACTCTGGGCGGAACAGGTGGGGTTGGCGATGGGACGGGAACTGCGGGGGCTGGGCATCGGCTGGAATTTGGCTCCTGTGTTGGATGTGGTGGGCAAAGAACCCAATCCGGGTTTGGGGTTGCGGGCCTTGGGGAACGATAGCGAACGGGTGACCCAGTTGGGTTTAGCCATGCTGAGGGGCTTTGGGCAGGCGGGGATGGTCGCTTGCGGTAAACATTTTCCGGGGTTGGGGCGGGCGCAGGTGGACCCCCACCATGAACTCCCCCGTTTGGATTTGAGCCAAGCGGAACTGGCGACCCACGGACAACCCTTTCGGGCGGCGATCCAGGCCGGTTTACCCGCCGTGATGACCACCCATGTGCTGGTACCAGCTTTGGATGAACATAATGTTATTACTTTATCCCGCTTGGCAATCCAGACCTACCTGCGCCAGGAATTGCAGTTTACGGGGGTGTGCGTCAGCGATGACCTGGATATGGGGGCGATGGCGGCGGGGGGAAATATCGAGGACATTACCCTGAAAACGCTTCAGGCGGGACATGACCTGGCAATCATTGTGCGGCGGGGGGACTGGGTGGCGGCGGTCATGGATACCTTGACGCAGGCGGCAGACCAGGGGCTACTCCCGGAGCATGGGGAATCCTTAGCCCGGATTGACAAAATTGTGGCGCAGGCGGACATTGCCCAGGTTTTGCCCAGTACCCAGGCGTGGCAACCGGCTACCCTGTTGGCGGAAAACATCGCTCGGGCGGCGGTGCGGGTAGTGGGTGACCCCCAAGGGTTGCTGCCGGTACAATGGCCGGTGCGACTTTACCTGCCCGATGTGACCCCGGTGGCGGATTGGGTGTTGTTTGAATCCTGTTGGTTTGCCCCTTCCCAGATGGCAGACTTACTGGGAATCCCCACGGCTGAAATTGTAACTACATCCCTACAAGAAGCAACGGTTTTGAATTTTATCGGGGACAACCGTATAACTAATATACTAATTTTATATGATGCCATTCGTTATCCAGGGCAACAATATATGTTAGACCGATTGGCGCAAACGGGTCAGCTTTTGGTGGTGGTGCTGGTTCGCAATCCTTGGGATGCCCAGCGGGTGCCTGCGGGGGTCACGGTTATTGATGCCGCGGGATTCCGGTCGCCCCAACTAGCGCAGGTGGGACGGCTACTGCGGGGTACGGGATAGCCGTGGCCTGGGTGCGCCGGGGAGTGGATGGACTGCTCTCCCTGCTGGTGGCCTTGGCGGTGGTGGGGGTCATGGCTGTGCTGGCCTGGGTGCTGGGTTATGTGAGCTACCGGGGGGGGACGCAAATCCTGCGGGGCGGGTGGGCAATTTTTACGGCTTTGCCCCCGGCGCCCCTGGGTGGGGTAGGTGGGTTTGGGCCGGCCTTGGTGGGAAGTTTAATCCTGATTACCTTGGCCGTAGGTATGGCTCTGCCCGTGTCGGTGTTGGCGGCTTTGTATTTGAGTGAATTTTGTGCTTTTTCCTGGTTGGTGCAGGTTTTGAACTTAGGGTTGGACATTTTGGCGGGGATTCCTTCGATCATGGCGGGGGTGTTTATTTTTGGGGTGGTAATCGTGCATACCCGCACCTTTTCCGCCCTGGCGGGGAGCTTGGCCTTGGCATTGCTGATAATGCCGATTTTAACCACGGCGACCCGGCTGGCACTGGGGGCGGTACCGGGGGAGATACGCCAGGGGGCGTGGGCGTTGGGGGCAACCCGCTGGCAGATGGTGACCGGGATTTTATTGCCCCAGGCGTGGCCGGCGATTGTGAGCGGGCTAACCTTGGGGATTGCGCGGGCGGTGGGGGAAACGGCTCCTCTATTATTTACCGCTTTATTTTCTTCCTATTATTTACCCGTGCAAGCGTTAGGCATTCCGGCCCTATTCACCCAACCCTTGGCCTCGTTGCCGGTGTTAATTTATACATTTGCCCTGTCCCCGTTTGCCAATCAACAGGATTTAGCGTGGGCAGCGGCGCTGGTATTGATTCTTTGCATCTTGGGGTTGAATTTGCTGGCTCGGTGGGGGGAACGGACGTAAGTTCCGCTCAGTTGGCAGAGAGTGCCACTGCAATGTCTGGAAATGAACGCACTACCTTGCCATCTATGGTGATAGCAGACGCTACTTTTTTAGGTCGTAATTCACAGCTATTGGGGAATAAAAATTTCCTGAGGACAAGGGAATTTTGGGAATCGGTTTTATGCTTAATTTTGAGGCAATTTCAGGGAATTACAAGTACGGGACAGGGGGCAAGATTAATGACTCGAATACTGACGCTTTCCGCCATGCCCTCTTCGGTCAACCCCGTGCCCCGACAGCCCACGATGATCAAGTCCGCATTCATTTCATCCGCCCAGTCGCAGATAGTAAAGGCCGGTTGCCCCACCCGGACTAGACCGGCGACCGCCATCCCCTGCTCCTGTAAAGCAGTTTGTACCGTGCCCAGCCAAGTCTCGGCGGCGGCGGCTTCGGGTTCTGTGGGAACCACTGCCAATAGGGTTAAACTCGCCCCACAGAAGGTAACGAGGGCTAGGGCTGGTTCGAGGGGTTCTTGGTGGGGGTCAAGTGCCAGCAGGACTTTATGAAACATCGCCGTGGGGGTGACCGCTTCGCCGGTACAATGGGATGCGGAAAGGATACATCAATAATTATCCCAGATTTTGGTGGAGGTACCCTGTGGCGAAACAATCGGTGGCAGGTCTGGCGGTCAGTGACCTGGAAGGCAAGCGGGTCTTGGTACGGGTGGATTTTAATGTGCCTTTGGACAAGGAACAGCAAATTACCGATGATACGCGGGTGCGGGCGGCACTACCGACCATTAACTACTTGCGGGAACGGGGGGCAAAAGTGGTGTTAGCCAGCCACCTGGGGCGACCTTTCAAAAAGGATAAAACCACCGGGGAAGTGAAATTGGTGAAAGAGGGCAATAGCCTGGCGACCGTGGCCGTGCGGTTGGGGGAATTGTTGGGAACGGCGGTGGCTTTTGCCCCGGATTGTGTTGGCGAGGTGGCGACCCAGGTGGTGCAGGGTTTGGCCAATGGGCAGGTGGCCTTATTGGAAAATGTGCGTTTCTACGCCGAAGAAGAAGCCAACGACCCGGATTTTGCCCAGAAATTAGCGAGTTTGGCTGATCTATATGTGAATGATGCCTTTGGTACCGCCCACCGGGCACACGCCTCCACCGAAGGGGTGACCCATTACCTGAAACCGGCGGTGGCAGGGCTTTTGATTGAAAAGGAATTGCAGTATCTCCAGGGGGCGATTGACCAGCCCCGTAAGCCCTTGGCGGCCATTATCGGTGGCTCCAAGGTGTCCAGCAAAATCGGGGTGATTGAAGCCCTGTTGGACAAGGTGGACAAGCTGATCCTGGGCGGCGGCATGATTTTTACCTTTTACCAAGCCCAGGGGCTGAGCGTGGGTAAATCCTTGGTGGAAACGGACAAGCTGGATTTGGCGCAAACCCTGATCGCCAAGGCCAAGGCGCAGGGGGTGGAACTGGTGTTGCCCACGGATGTGGTGGTGGCGGACAAATTTGCCCCGGATGCCCAAGCCCAGACCGTGCCGGTGACGGCGATTCCTGAGGGGTGGATGGGGTTGGATATTGGGCCTGCCGCCGTGGCGCAGATTCAGCAGGCGCTCCAGGGCTGTCAGACGGTGATCTGGAATGGGCCGATGGGGGTATTTGAATTTGACCAGTTTGCGGCGGGCACCCGGCTGGTGGCGGAAACTTTAGCCGCATTGACCGCCCAGGGTTGTACCACGATTATTGGCGGCGGGGACTCGGTGGCCGCCGTGGAGCAGGCGGGTTTGGGCACCCGGATGAGCCATATTTCCACCGGTGGGGGTGCCAGTTTAGAACTCCTGGAGGGGAAAATCCTGCCTGGAATTGCCGCCCTAGAGGATGCATAGGCTAAAATCGGAAGGCAAGACCGGTATGACTCCCTATGCGTAAGACCCCAGGCAGGATGGATGGACAAAATCGAATGTTCCAATCCCAATTGCTATAGCCTGAATCCTGAGACCAACCGGTTTTGTCAGGTCTGTAGTGCGCCCCTGGAATCCGTCTTTTTGTGGGTGACCGGCGAACCTTTGGTGGGGGCACAGTTTGAACGCCTCTACCAGGAACGTTATAGCCTGCGCGGACCCAATTTACTGCTGGAT encodes the following:
- a CDS encoding glycoside hydrolase family 3 N-terminal domain-containing protein, yielding MTTLGRRLLLGAPPGALGADALALVQRTGAMGLVLFRSNLTQPAQLPQQLTWLRERLGRPLVMAIDHEGGQVIRHLERSTIWPGNYALGRVAERDQAQAELWAEQVGLAMGRELRGLGIGWNLAPVLDVVGKEPNPGLGLRALGNDSERVTQLGLAMLRGFGQAGMVACGKHFPGLGRAQVDPHHELPRLDLSQAELATHGQPFRAAIQAGLPAVMTTHVLVPALDEHNVITLSRLAIQTYLRQELQFTGVCVSDDLDMGAMAAGGNIEDITLKTLQAGHDLAIIVRRGDWVAAVMDTLTQAADQGLLPEHGESLARIDKIVAQADIAQVLPSTQAWQPATLLAENIARAAVRVVGDPQGLLPVQWPVRLYLPDVTPVADWVLFESCWFAPSQMADLLGIPTAEIVTTSLQEATVLNFIGDNRITNILILYDAIRYPGQQYMLDRLAQTGQLLVVVLVRNPWDAQRVPAGVTVIDAAGFRSPQLAQVGRLLRGTG
- the pstA gene encoding phosphate ABC transporter permease PstA — its product is MAWVRRGVDGLLSLLVALAVVGVMAVLAWVLGYVSYRGGTQILRGGWAIFTALPPAPLGGVGGFGPALVGSLILITLAVGMALPVSVLAALYLSEFCAFSWLVQVLNLGLDILAGIPSIMAGVFIFGVVIVHTRTFSALAGSLALALLIMPILTTATRLALGAVPGEIRQGAWALGATRWQMVTGILLPQAWPAIVSGLTLGIARAVGETAPLLFTALFSSYYLPVQALGIPALFTQPLASLPVLIYTFALSPFANQQDLAWAAALVLILCILGLNLLARWGERT
- a CDS encoding universal stress protein, which gives rise to MFHKVLLALDPHQEPLEPALALVTFCGASLTLLAVVPTEPEAAAAETWLGTVQTALQEQGMAVAGLVRVGQPAFTICDWADEMNADLIIVGCRGTGLTEEGMAESVSIRVINLAPCPVLVIP
- a CDS encoding phosphoglycerate kinase, which translates into the protein MAKQSVAGLAVSDLEGKRVLVRVDFNVPLDKEQQITDDTRVRAALPTINYLRERGAKVVLASHLGRPFKKDKTTGEVKLVKEGNSLATVAVRLGELLGTAVAFAPDCVGEVATQVVQGLANGQVALLENVRFYAEEEANDPDFAQKLASLADLYVNDAFGTAHRAHASTEGVTHYLKPAVAGLLIEKELQYLQGAIDQPRKPLAAIIGGSKVSSKIGVIEALLDKVDKLILGGGMIFTFYQAQGLSVGKSLVETDKLDLAQTLIAKAKAQGVELVLPTDVVVADKFAPDAQAQTVPVTAIPEGWMGLDIGPAAVAQIQQALQGCQTVIWNGPMGVFEFDQFAAGTRLVAETLAALTAQGCTTIIGGGDSVAAVEQAGLGTRMSHISTGGGASLELLEGKILPGIAALEDA